Proteins encoded within one genomic window of Carassius gibelio isolate Cgi1373 ecotype wild population from Czech Republic chromosome A4, carGib1.2-hapl.c, whole genome shotgun sequence:
- the LOC127976308 gene encoding protein arginine N-methyltransferase 8-B isoform X1, with product MGLKHSSRCLLLRRKMAEAESSERQQQQQQHFSSAPSSQSLQPSLLPKPVTSIHHVPHPPHTPHISALSACPGRGKMAKLLNQEEMTSRDYYFDSYAHFGIHEEMLKDEVRTLTYRNSMYHNKHIFKDKIVLDVGSGTGILSMFAAKAGAKHVYGIECSSISEYSEKIIKSNHLDNVITIIKGKVEETELPVDQVDIIISEWMGYCLFYESMLNTVIYARDKWLKPGGFMFPDRATLYVVAIEDRQYKDFKIHWWENVYGFDMTCIRNIAMMEPLVDIVDPKQVVTNSCLIKEVDIYTVKPEDLKFTSAFCLQIQRNDYVHALVMYFNIEFTKCHKKTGFSTAPDAPSTHWKQTVFYLDDYLTVRRGEEILGSITVKPNENNECDLDFTFELDFKGQLCDAAISHDYKMR from the exons cgccagcagcagcagcagcaacatttTTCCAGTGCTCCCTCATCCCAGTCCTTACAACCATCTCTACTACCAAAGCCAGTCACATCCATTCATCATGTTCCTCACCCTCCACACACGCCGCACATCTCCGCTCTTTCTGCCTGTCCGGGCCGAGGCAAGATGGCCAAGCTACTCAACCAGGAAGAGATGACATCACGGGACTACTACTTTGACTCCTATGCCCACTTTGGTATTCATGAG GAAATGCTAAAGGATGAGGTGAGGACACTGACCTATAGGAACTCCATGTACCACAATAAACACATATTTAAGGATAAGATAGTTCTAGATGTGGGTAGCGGAACCGGAATCCTCTCTATGTTTGCTGCCAAGGCAGGAGCCAAGCATGTATATGGG attgaATGTTCCAGTATATCAGAGTATTCAGAGAAAATCATCAAATCAAATCACCTGGACAATG TTATTACCATCATTAAAGGGAAAGTGGAGGAGACTGAATTGCCGGTGGATCAGGTGGACATCATCATTTCAGAGTGGATGGGCTACTGTCTTTTCTACGAGTCTATGCTCAATACTGTCATCTACGCCAGAGACAAATGGCtg AAACCTGGAGGTTTCATGTTTCCAGACAGAGCGACCTTATATGTGGTTGCCATTGAAGATCGGCAATACAAAGACTTCAAAATCCACT GGTGGGAGAATGTCTATGGTTTTGATATGACGTGCATTCGGAACATTGCTATGATGGAGCCCCTGGTGGACATAGTAGATCCTAAACAAGTTGTGACTAACTCCTGTCTCATTAAG GAGGTGGATATCTACACGGTGAAGCCAGAGGATCTAAAGTTCACCTCAGCCTTCTGTCTGCAGATCCAGAGGAATGACTATGTTCATGCTCTTGTCATGTACTTCAACATTGAGTTCACCAAGTGTCACAAGAAGACGGGCTTTTCTACAG CCCCTGATGCTCCCAGCACTCACTGGAAGCAGACAGTGTTTTATCTGGACGATTACTTAACGGTGCGGAGAGGAGAGGAAATCCTGGGCAGCATCACCGTGAAGCCCAACGAGAATAACGAG TGTGACTTGGACTTCACCTTTGAGCTTGATTTCAAAGGACAGCTCTGTGACGCAGCCATCTCCCATGACTACAAGATGCGGTAA
- the LOC127976308 gene encoding protein arginine N-methyltransferase 8-B isoform X3 — MGLKHSSRCLLLRRKMAEAESSERQQQQQQHFSSAPSSQSLQPSLLPKPVTSIHHVPHPPHTPHISALSACPGRGKMAKLLNQEEMTSRDYYFDSYAHFGIHEEMLKDEVRTLTYRNSMYHNKHIFKDKIVLDVGSGTGILSMFAAKAGAKHVYGIECSSISEYSEKIIKSNHLDNVITIIKGKVEETELPVDQVDIIISEWMGYCLFYESMLNTVIYARDKWLKPGGFMFPDRATLYVVAIEDRQYKDFKIHWWENVYGFDMTCIRNIAMMEPLVDIVDPKQVVTNSCLIKIQRNDYVHALVMYFNIEFTKCHKKTGFSTAPDAPSTHWKQTVFYLDDYLTVRRGEEILGSITVKPNENNECDLDFTFELDFKGQLCDAAISHDYKMR; from the exons cgccagcagcagcagcagcaacatttTTCCAGTGCTCCCTCATCCCAGTCCTTACAACCATCTCTACTACCAAAGCCAGTCACATCCATTCATCATGTTCCTCACCCTCCACACACGCCGCACATCTCCGCTCTTTCTGCCTGTCCGGGCCGAGGCAAGATGGCCAAGCTACTCAACCAGGAAGAGATGACATCACGGGACTACTACTTTGACTCCTATGCCCACTTTGGTATTCATGAG GAAATGCTAAAGGATGAGGTGAGGACACTGACCTATAGGAACTCCATGTACCACAATAAACACATATTTAAGGATAAGATAGTTCTAGATGTGGGTAGCGGAACCGGAATCCTCTCTATGTTTGCTGCCAAGGCAGGAGCCAAGCATGTATATGGG attgaATGTTCCAGTATATCAGAGTATTCAGAGAAAATCATCAAATCAAATCACCTGGACAATG TTATTACCATCATTAAAGGGAAAGTGGAGGAGACTGAATTGCCGGTGGATCAGGTGGACATCATCATTTCAGAGTGGATGGGCTACTGTCTTTTCTACGAGTCTATGCTCAATACTGTCATCTACGCCAGAGACAAATGGCtg AAACCTGGAGGTTTCATGTTTCCAGACAGAGCGACCTTATATGTGGTTGCCATTGAAGATCGGCAATACAAAGACTTCAAAATCCACT GGTGGGAGAATGTCTATGGTTTTGATATGACGTGCATTCGGAACATTGCTATGATGGAGCCCCTGGTGGACATAGTAGATCCTAAACAAGTTGTGACTAACTCCTGTCTCATTAAG ATCCAGAGGAATGACTATGTTCATGCTCTTGTCATGTACTTCAACATTGAGTTCACCAAGTGTCACAAGAAGACGGGCTTTTCTACAG CCCCTGATGCTCCCAGCACTCACTGGAAGCAGACAGTGTTTTATCTGGACGATTACTTAACGGTGCGGAGAGGAGAGGAAATCCTGGGCAGCATCACCGTGAAGCCCAACGAGAATAACGAG TGTGACTTGGACTTCACCTTTGAGCTTGATTTCAAAGGACAGCTCTGTGACGCAGCCATCTCCCATGACTACAAGATGCGGTAA
- the LOC127976308 gene encoding protein arginine N-methyltransferase 8-B isoform X4 has translation MGLKHSSRCLLLRRKMAEAESSERQQQQQQHFSSAPSSQSLQPSLLPKPVTSIHHVPHPPHTPHISALSACPGRGKMAKLLNQEEMTSRDYYFDSYAHFGIHEIECSSISEYSEKIIKSNHLDNVITIIKGKVEETELPVDQVDIIISEWMGYCLFYESMLNTVIYARDKWLKPGGFMFPDRATLYVVAIEDRQYKDFKIHWWENVYGFDMTCIRNIAMMEPLVDIVDPKQVVTNSCLIKEVDIYTVKPEDLKFTSAFCLQIQRNDYVHALVMYFNIEFTKCHKKTGFSTAPDAPSTHWKQTVFYLDDYLTVRRGEEILGSITVKPNENNECDLDFTFELDFKGQLCDAAISHDYKMR, from the exons cgccagcagcagcagcagcaacatttTTCCAGTGCTCCCTCATCCCAGTCCTTACAACCATCTCTACTACCAAAGCCAGTCACATCCATTCATCATGTTCCTCACCCTCCACACACGCCGCACATCTCCGCTCTTTCTGCCTGTCCGGGCCGAGGCAAGATGGCCAAGCTACTCAACCAGGAAGAGATGACATCACGGGACTACTACTTTGACTCCTATGCCCACTTTGGTATTCATGAG attgaATGTTCCAGTATATCAGAGTATTCAGAGAAAATCATCAAATCAAATCACCTGGACAATG TTATTACCATCATTAAAGGGAAAGTGGAGGAGACTGAATTGCCGGTGGATCAGGTGGACATCATCATTTCAGAGTGGATGGGCTACTGTCTTTTCTACGAGTCTATGCTCAATACTGTCATCTACGCCAGAGACAAATGGCtg AAACCTGGAGGTTTCATGTTTCCAGACAGAGCGACCTTATATGTGGTTGCCATTGAAGATCGGCAATACAAAGACTTCAAAATCCACT GGTGGGAGAATGTCTATGGTTTTGATATGACGTGCATTCGGAACATTGCTATGATGGAGCCCCTGGTGGACATAGTAGATCCTAAACAAGTTGTGACTAACTCCTGTCTCATTAAG GAGGTGGATATCTACACGGTGAAGCCAGAGGATCTAAAGTTCACCTCAGCCTTCTGTCTGCAGATCCAGAGGAATGACTATGTTCATGCTCTTGTCATGTACTTCAACATTGAGTTCACCAAGTGTCACAAGAAGACGGGCTTTTCTACAG CCCCTGATGCTCCCAGCACTCACTGGAAGCAGACAGTGTTTTATCTGGACGATTACTTAACGGTGCGGAGAGGAGAGGAAATCCTGGGCAGCATCACCGTGAAGCCCAACGAGAATAACGAG TGTGACTTGGACTTCACCTTTGAGCTTGATTTCAAAGGACAGCTCTGTGACGCAGCCATCTCCCATGACTACAAGATGCGGTAA
- the LOC127976308 gene encoding protein arginine N-methyltransferase 8-B isoform X2: MGLKHSSRCLLLRRKMAEAESSEQQQQQHFSSAPSSQSLQPSLLPKPVTSIHHVPHPPHTPHISALSACPGRGKMAKLLNQEEMTSRDYYFDSYAHFGIHEEMLKDEVRTLTYRNSMYHNKHIFKDKIVLDVGSGTGILSMFAAKAGAKHVYGIECSSISEYSEKIIKSNHLDNVITIIKGKVEETELPVDQVDIIISEWMGYCLFYESMLNTVIYARDKWLKPGGFMFPDRATLYVVAIEDRQYKDFKIHWWENVYGFDMTCIRNIAMMEPLVDIVDPKQVVTNSCLIKEVDIYTVKPEDLKFTSAFCLQIQRNDYVHALVMYFNIEFTKCHKKTGFSTAPDAPSTHWKQTVFYLDDYLTVRRGEEILGSITVKPNENNECDLDFTFELDFKGQLCDAAISHDYKMR; the protein is encoded by the exons cagcagcagcagcaacatttTTCCAGTGCTCCCTCATCCCAGTCCTTACAACCATCTCTACTACCAAAGCCAGTCACATCCATTCATCATGTTCCTCACCCTCCACACACGCCGCACATCTCCGCTCTTTCTGCCTGTCCGGGCCGAGGCAAGATGGCCAAGCTACTCAACCAGGAAGAGATGACATCACGGGACTACTACTTTGACTCCTATGCCCACTTTGGTATTCATGAG GAAATGCTAAAGGATGAGGTGAGGACACTGACCTATAGGAACTCCATGTACCACAATAAACACATATTTAAGGATAAGATAGTTCTAGATGTGGGTAGCGGAACCGGAATCCTCTCTATGTTTGCTGCCAAGGCAGGAGCCAAGCATGTATATGGG attgaATGTTCCAGTATATCAGAGTATTCAGAGAAAATCATCAAATCAAATCACCTGGACAATG TTATTACCATCATTAAAGGGAAAGTGGAGGAGACTGAATTGCCGGTGGATCAGGTGGACATCATCATTTCAGAGTGGATGGGCTACTGTCTTTTCTACGAGTCTATGCTCAATACTGTCATCTACGCCAGAGACAAATGGCtg AAACCTGGAGGTTTCATGTTTCCAGACAGAGCGACCTTATATGTGGTTGCCATTGAAGATCGGCAATACAAAGACTTCAAAATCCACT GGTGGGAGAATGTCTATGGTTTTGATATGACGTGCATTCGGAACATTGCTATGATGGAGCCCCTGGTGGACATAGTAGATCCTAAACAAGTTGTGACTAACTCCTGTCTCATTAAG GAGGTGGATATCTACACGGTGAAGCCAGAGGATCTAAAGTTCACCTCAGCCTTCTGTCTGCAGATCCAGAGGAATGACTATGTTCATGCTCTTGTCATGTACTTCAACATTGAGTTCACCAAGTGTCACAAGAAGACGGGCTTTTCTACAG CCCCTGATGCTCCCAGCACTCACTGGAAGCAGACAGTGTTTTATCTGGACGATTACTTAACGGTGCGGAGAGGAGAGGAAATCCTGGGCAGCATCACCGTGAAGCCCAACGAGAATAACGAG TGTGACTTGGACTTCACCTTTGAGCTTGATTTCAAAGGACAGCTCTGTGACGCAGCCATCTCCCATGACTACAAGATGCGGTAA